A section of the Pseudorasbora parva isolate DD20220531a chromosome 2, ASM2467924v1, whole genome shotgun sequence genome encodes:
- the ints1 gene encoding integrator complex subunit 1 isoform X2, which yields MNRPKPTSIRRPSNTKPSGHPPPGDFIALGAKSQGSEPKANPALLKPPSTVLPPDRKREASSSLPSSSGLSSLSKRPKHSTTPPSALSRLAEVAAVDKRSISPSIKEPSVVPIEVSPAVLLDEIEAAESEGNDDRIEGVLCGAVKQLKMNRAKPDMTLYLSLMFLAKIKPNVFATEGVIEALCSLLRRDASINFKAKGNNLVSVLACNLLMAAYEEDENWPEIFVKVYIEDSLGERIWVDSSHCKTFVDNIQTAFTTKMPPKSMLLQTETGRSGGDLSAGNSPHPSTPDEDEGQTELLIAEEKLSPEDDGQVMPRYEELAESVEEYVLDVLKDQLNRRQPMDNVSRNLLRLLTATCGFKEVRLMAVQRLEMWLQNPKLTRPAQDLLMSLCMNCNTHGSDDMEVISNLIKIRLKPKVLLNHYMLCVRELLNAHRDNLGTMVKFVIFNELSNARNPNNMQVLHTVLQHSPEQAPKFLAMVFQDLLTNKDDYLRASRALLREIIKQTKHEINFQSFCLGLMQERKEASYVDMEFKERFVIQVTDLLTVSMMLGITAQVKEAGIAWDKGEKKTNTKTKGRTRRESGNCTDLEALRSFQNQIAAIQRDAVWWLHSVVPTISKVAPKDYVHCLHKVLFTEQPETYYKWDNWPPESDRNFFLRLCSEVPLLEDTLMRILVIGLSRDLPLGPADAMELADHLVKRAAGVQCDDLEVLRVERIQLIDAVLNLCTYHHPENIQLPAGYQPPNLAISTLYWKAWLLLLVVAAFNPQKIGLAAWDGYPTLKMLMEMVMTNNYSYPPCTVADEETKTEMINRELQSSQKERQEILAFESHLAAASTKQTITENNSLLLSQLTSLDPKGPPRRPPPLVLDQVKTLNQSLRLGHLLCRSRNPDFLLNIIQRQASSQSMPWLADLVQSSEGSLDVLPVQCLCEFLLHDAADDASSIDDEEEGESKEQRAKKRQRQQKQRQLLGRLQDLLLGPKADEQTTCEVLDYFLRRLSSSQVASRVLAMKGLSLVLTEGGLRDGEERDQLMEEDSRDAELLPGYQWLLQDLPKLPLFDSVRGLTASALQQAIHMETDPQTISAYLIYLSQNAPVEEQSLHNDLALDVARLIVERSTIMNCLFAKHSCRPESEAVLSALIFIFSAYIRRMRKTKEGEDLYSWSESQDQVFLRWTTGETATMHILVVHAMVILLTLGPPKGESEFYILLDIWFPDKKPLPTAFLVDTSEEALLLPDWLKLRMIRSEVSRLVDAALQDLEPQQLLLFVQSFGIPVSSMSKLLQYLDQAVSHDPQTLEQNIMDKNYMAHLVEVQHERGATGGHTFHSLLSSSLPSRRDSSEVSRAKVTIETPHGSVKMRAVSQVPVIGPEDDLTGILLQLFPLKVDPRWPPPPVRPLSLALQQTLAQEVLRARQGHIQQDGAAGRLLQALAALLNSAHAGALVMAMHHSHTISCPLLRQLHLYQRLVTQDVGFSSLFFNGVVQMLTWLENSAVETGPLHSLLKSLAAQYSHKHRIADVRTGFLHLAEALAYRRDSEVAARGIIASLRAGEKCNAEPELIRKVLQGLMEVKSPYLEELLSLLMTIGIENGTPGNTAGPVAMVISLLLQETEERGVKIEVDSKITESKKPGSCSGLLVDWLELLDPEVTSVCSDLQQKLLFAQNKAKSSSVSVAPSYRPYLLALLTHQSNWSTLHQCISSLLNKHREQRLDPTSALDFLWACSHIPRIWQGRDQKTPQKRTEQFVLKLCSEELISLVDLILYESELSCRDSATTKSALDQVSCSLLQSRLPLLHSCLHSDLDNVKKVSEYLISCVKKWGDSIMSKRCQTLLLQIYLHFPEVIQHIRLPDATLSAEGAADGSTCKLDVLVHRLIALLADTGDSKSAESRVSDANLACRKLAVSHPVLLLRHLPMIAALLHGRIHLNLHEIRQQTHLTFFGDVLAVLELLQPLVFHSDHQRALQDCLLSFIKVLQNFRRSSRMPIINKFVQFIQKYITHDAASAVPFLQKHSDVLQGLSTENPDMVQLKSLLAGLTLPVKSGSSESSAEDRDAEDSSSGSLPLVNISASMPLTAADMTKCLKKISKGEALEDVFEGLTEVDEKSKRNPEIIQYFVNDLQRLMSSPEEVCRNMAFSLALRCIQNVPSMAAEFLPTFMYCLGSGNFDVVQTALRNLPEYVLLCQEHADILLHKAFLVGIYGQIDTSSMIAESMKVLRMEATT from the exons ATGAATCGACCAAAGCCAACAAGCATTAGGCGTCCTAGTAACACCAAACCATCAG GTCACCCACCTCCAGGGGATTTCATTGCTCTTGGTGCGAAGAGTCAAGGCAGTGAGCCCAAAGCAAATCCAGCTCTCTTGAAACCACCTTCCACCGTTTTGCCCCCAGACCGCAAGAGAGAGGCATCTTCATCCCTGCCCTCTTCCTCCGGCCTCTCCAGTCTTTCCAAACGCCCCAAGCACTCTACTACTCCACCCAGTGCCCTCTCACGCCTCGCTGAAGTGGCTGCTGTTGACAAAAGATCAATATCACCTTCAATCAAAGAGCCATCTGTAGTTCCGATTGAAG TGTCGCCTGCTGTTCTTCTCGATGAGATTGAGGCAGCGGAGTCAGAGGGTAATGATGACCGCATTGAGGGTGTGCTCTGCGGGGCTGTCAAACagctgaagatgaacagagccAAGCCTGACATGACGCTGTATCTCAGCCTCATGTTTCTGGCCAAAATCAAGCCCAATGTATTTGCTACAGAGGGTGTGATTGAG GCTCTTTGCAGTTTGCTCCGCCGTGATGCCTCGATTAACTTTAAGGCCAAGGGGAATAACCTGGTGTCCGTGTTGGCCTGTAACCTGTTGATGGCCGCCTATGAGGAGGATGAAAACTGGCCTGAGATATTTGTCAAA GTCTACATTGAGGACTCTCTAGGTGAGCGAATCTGGGTGGACAGctcacactgtaaaacatttgttGATAACATCCAGACTGCCTTCACAACAAAGATGCCTCCTAAGAGCATGCTGCTCCAGACAGAAACGGGACGGTCAGGGGGCGACCTCAGTGCAG GAAACAGCCCTCATCCTTCCACTCCAGATGAAGATGAAGGTCAGACGGAGCTTCTTATTGCTGAAGAGAAACTCAGCCCAGAGGATGATGGACAGGTCATGCCCAG GTATGAAGAGCTGGCTGAAAGTGTGGAGGAGTATGTGTTAGATGTTTTGAAGGACCAGCTGAATCGTCGCCAACCCATGGACAACGTGTCCAGGAACCTTTTGCGCCTTCTCACGGCCACCTGTGGTTTTAAAGAGGTCCGACTGATGGCCGTGCAGAGACTCGAGATGTGGTTACAGAATCCTAAG CTAACTCGGCCAGCACAGGATCTTCTCATGTCTCTGTGCATGAACTGTAATACACACGGCTCAGACGACATGGAGGTCATCTCGAACCTCATCAAGATCCGCCTCAAACCTAAAGTTCTCCTCAACCACTACATGCTGTGTGTCAG GGAACTTCTGAATGCTCACAGAGATAATCTGGGCACCATGGTGAAGTTTGTGATCTTTAATGAGCTGTCAAATGCCAGAAATCCCAATAATATGCAAGTCCTCCATACAGTTCTGCAACATAGCCCAGAGCAGGCACCCAAG TTTCTGGCAATGGTGTTCCAGGACTTGCTGACCAACAAGGATGACTACCTGCGGGCATCACGGGCCTTGCTAAGGGAAATCATTAAACAGACCAAACATGAGATCAACTTCCAGTCCTTCTGTTTAGGCCTCATGCAAGAGAGGAAAGAGGCTAGTTACGTGGACATGGAGTTTAAA GAGCGTTTTGTCATCCAAGTGACGGACCTCTTGACGGTGTCCATGATGTTGGGGATTACGGCTCAGGTCAAAGAGGCCGGCATTGCGTGGGACAAAGGAGAGAAGAAGA CTAATACCAAGACCAAAGGCCGCACTAGGAGAGAGAGTGGCAACTGCACTG ATCTGGAAGCACTGAGGTCCTTTCAAAACCAGATCGCTGCCATTCAGAGAGATGCTGTGTGGTGGCTACACTCTGTGGTTCCCACCATCAGTAAAGTGGCACCTAAAGACTATGTGCACTG TCTTCACAAGGTGCTTTTCACAGAGCAGCCTGAGACCTATTACAAATGGGACAACTGGCCACCTGAGAGTGACAGAAA TTTCTTTCTCCGGCTGTGCTCTGAGGTTCCTCTGCTGGAGGACACGCTGATGCGCATCTTGGTGATCGGTCTCTCTCGTGATTTGCCCCTGGGCCCAGCTGACGCCATGGAGCTGGCCGATCATCTGGTGAAAAGAGCTGCGGGAGTTCAGTGTGATG ATTTGGAAGTGTTGCGAGTCGAGAGGATCCAGCTAATTGATGCTGTACTGAACCTTTGCACCTACCATCACCCAGAGAACATCCAGCTTCCTGCAGG GTATCAACCTCCAAATTTGGCCATATCAACCCTTTACTGGAAGGCCTGGCTCCTGCTGCTTGTGGTGGCAGCATTCAACCCGCAGAAAATCG GGTTGGCAGCGTGGGATGGTTACCCCACTCTGAAAATGCTCATGGAGATGGTTATGACAAA TAACTACTCCTACCCTCCGTGCACGGTGGCCGACGAGGAGACCAAAACAGAGATGATCAATCGAGAGCTGCAGAGCTCTCAAAAGGAGCGGCAGGAAATCCTGGCCTTTGAGAGCCACCTGGCAGCTGCCTCCACCAAGCAGACCATAACAGAGAACAACAGCCTTCTGCTTTCCCAGCTCACCAGCCTGGACCCCAA GGGACCCCCACGTAGACCACCTCCTCTTGTCCTGGATCAAGTGAAAACTCTAAACCAGTCTTTGCGCCTGGGCCATTTGCTCTGCCGCAGCCGCAACCCTGACTTCCTGCTCAATATCATCCAGAGACAA GCCTCCTCTCAGTCTATGCCGTGGCTGGCTGATCTTGTCCAGTCCAGTGAAGGGTCGTTGGATGTGCTGCCTGTTCAGTGCCTGTGTGAATTCCTCCTTCATGACGCTGCTGATGATGCCTCTTCCATTGATGATGAGGAGGAAGGAGAGAGCAAAGAGCAGAGAGCTAAGAAAAGACAG AGACAGCAGAAACAGAGGCAGCTTCTTGGGCGGCTGCAGGACCTCCTGCTGGGTCCCAAGGCTGATGAACAGACCACATGCGAGGTCTTGGACTACTTCCTGCGCCGTCTCAGTTCTTCTCAGGTGGCCTCTAGAGTGCTGGCCATGAAG GGTTTGTCTCTGGTGCTGACGGAGGGAGGATTaagagatggagaggagaggGATCAGCTCATGGAGGAGGACTCCAGAGACGCAGAGTTACTGCCAGGCTACCAGTGGCTCCTTCAGGACCTCCCCAAACTGCCTCTGTTTGACAGCGTGCGAGGATTAACGGCCAGCGCTTTACAGCAG GCCATTCACATGGAGACAGATCCTCAAACCATCAGTGCATACCTGATTTACCTATCCCAGAATGCACCGGTGGAGGAGCAGTCCCTTCACAATGACCTTGCCCTA GATGTGGCTCGCCTGATAGTGGAACGTTCCACTATAATGAACTGCCTGTTCGCCAAGCACTCCTGCAGGCCAGAGTCTGAAGCCGTTCTCTCTGCTCTCATCTTCATCTTCTCTGCGTACATTCGTCGTATGAGGAAGACAAAAGAGGGAGAGGACCTCTACAGCTGG TCAGAGTCTCAGGATCAAGTGTTCCTGCGATGGACCACAGGAGAAACGGCCACCATGCACATTCTGGTAGTCCATGCTATGGTCATCCTGCTCACGCTGGGACCTCCCAAAG GAGAAAGTGAGTTCTATATACTGCTGGATATTTGGTTTCCTGATAAAAAGCCCCTACCAACTGCATTCCTGGTTGACACGTCTGAGGAGGCCCTTCTTTTGCCAGATTGGCTGAAATTAAGAATGATCCGTTCTGAGGTTTCCCGATTGGTCGATGCAG CCCTACAGGATCTGGAGCCCCAGCAGCTGCTGTTATTCGTCCAGTCCTTCGGGATCCCCGTCTCCAGCATGAGCAAACTGCTGCAGTATCTGGACCAGGCCGTGTCCCATGATCCCCAGACACTGGAGCAAAACATCATGGACAAGA ACTACATGGCTCATCTAGTGGAAGTCCAGCATGAGAGAGGAGCCACGGGTGGTCACACGTTTCACAGTTTACTCAGTTCTTCGCTTCCTTCACGGAGAG ACAGCTCAGAGGTGAGCAGAGCTAAGGTTACCATAGAAACGCCCCATGGCTCCGTAAAGATGAGAGCAGTTAGTCAGGTGCCAGTGATCGGCCCCGAGGATGATCTCACTGGGATCCTACTACAG CTCTTCCCTCTGAAGGTGGATCCTCGCTGGCCTCCACCCCCGGTCCGACCATTGTCATTAGCTCTGCAGCAGACGCTGGCCCAGGAGGTTCTGCGGGCACGGCAGGGTCACATCCAGCAGGATGGTGCCGCCGGTCGACTCCTACAAGCCTTGGCAGCCCTTCTAAACTCCGCCCACGCTGGAGCCCTGGTCATGGCAATGCACCACAGCCATACGATCTCCTGTCCCCTACTGCGCCAACTCCATCTTTACCAG CGGTTGGTGACTCAGGATGTTGGCTTCTCATCACTGTTCTTCAACGGCGTTGTGCAGATGTTGACGTGGTTGGAGAACTCAGCGGTAGAGACTGGGCCACTCCACAGTCTGCTGAAATCTCTGGCAGCTCAGTACTCTCACAAACATCGCATCGCAGATG TTCGGACAGGATTTCTGCACTTGGCTGAAGCGCTGGCTTACAGGCGAGACTCTGAAGTGGCCGCAAGGGGCATTATTGCCTCTCTGAGAGCTGGAGAAAAATGCAACGCAGAACCTGAACTCATACGAAAAG TGTTGCAGGGTCTCATGGAGGTGAAGTCTCCATATCTAGAAGAGCTGTTATCCTTGCTTATGACCATTGGTATCGAGAACGGAACCCCAGGAAACACAGCGGGCCCCGTTGCCATGGTTATCTCTCTGCTGCTGCAGGAAACAGAGGAACGAGGGGTGAAAATAGAAGTGGATTCCAAAAT CACTGAGTCAAAGAAGCCTGGCTCGTGTTCAGGGCTTTTGGTCGACTGGCTGGAGTTGCTTGACCCAGAGGTGACATCTGTGTGTTCAGATCTTCAGCAGAAGCTGCTTTTCGCTCAGAACAAG GCTAAAAGCAGCAGTGTGAGTGTGGCCCCCTCCTACAGGCCATACCTGTTGGCCCTCCTTACTCACCAGTCCAACTGGAGCACCTTACATCAGTGCATCAGCTCTCTGCTCAACAAACACAGAGAGCAGAG ACTGGACCCAACCTCAGCTCTGGACTTTCTGTGGGCCTGCAGTCACATTCCCCGCATCTGGCAGGGGCGAGATCAGAAAACTCCTCAG AAGCGTACCGAGCAGTTTGTGTTGAAGCTGTGTTCTGAGGAGCTCATTAGTCTGGTggacctcatcctgtatgagtCAGAGCTGAGCTGCCGTGACTCAGCCACCACCAAGAGCGCTCTGGACCAGGTCTCCTGCTCTCTTCTCCAGTCCCGCTTGCCCCTCCTGCACAGCTGTCTCCACTCAGACCTGGACAACGTAAAGAAAGTCTCTGAGTACCTCATCAGCTGTGTTAAAAAGTGGGGAGACAG TATAATGAGTAAGAGGTGTCAGACGCTGCTGCTGCAGATCTACCTGCACTTCCCAGAGGTCATCCAACACATCCGCTTACCAGATGCCACCCTGAGTGCTGAGGGGGCAGCAGATGGCAGCACCTGCAAG CTGGATGTTCTTGTGCATCGTCTCATCGCTCTGCTAGCTGACACAGGCGACTCCAAATCAGCTGAGAGCCGTGTGTCTGATGCCAATCTGGCCTGCAGGAAACTGGCCGTATCTCACCCAGTGCTTCTACTCAG ACACCTGCCCATGATCGCTGCACTCCTGCATGGGCGCATCCATCTGAACCTGCACGAGATCAGACAGCAGACCCATCTGACCTTCTTCGGTGATGTTCTGGCTGTCCTGGAGCTGCTGCAGCCGCTGGTTTTCCACTCtgaccaccagagggcactgcAGGACTGTCTGTTGTCCTTTATCAAAGTACTGCAG AACTTCAGAAGATCATCCCGTATGCCGATCATAAACAAATTTGTgcagttcatccaaaaatacaTAACCCATGATGCAGCATCCGCTGTGCCTTTCCTTCAGAAACACTCAGATGTGCTTCA GGGACTATCCACTGAGAATCCAGACATGGTGCAGCTCAAGTCTTTGCTCGCCGGACTGACTCTGCCTGTGAAGTCTGGTTCCTCTGAGAGCTCCGCCGAGGACAGAGACG CTGAGGACTCATCCTCAGGCTCCCTCCCTTTGGTCAACATCTCAGCCTCCATGCCTCTGACTGCAGCCGACATGACTAAATGCCTGAAGAAGATCTCCAAAGGAGAAGCACTCGAGG ATGTGTTTGAAGGTTTGACTGAAGTGGATGAAAAATCCAAAAGGAATCCAGAAATCATTCAGTATTTTGTT AATGATCTTCAGAGATTGATGAGTTCACCTGAGGAAGTGTGCCGCAACATGGCGTTCAGTCTGGCCCTGCGATGCATCCAGAACGTCCCCAG TATGGCTGCTGAATTCCTGCCAACTTTCATGTACTGTCTGGGTAGCGGCAACTTTGATGTAGTGCAGACGGCTCTGAGGAACCTGCCTGAATATGTGCTGCTCTGTCAAG AACACGCTGATATTCTCCTCCATAAGGCATTTTTAGTTGGCATATACGGTCAGATTGACACCAGTTCCATGATAGCAGAATCCATGAAGGTCTTGCGCATGGAGGCAACGACGTAG